A window of the Loxodonta africana isolate mLoxAfr1 chromosome 3, mLoxAfr1.hap2, whole genome shotgun sequence genome harbors these coding sequences:
- the ZGLP1 gene encoding GATA-type zinc finger protein 1, with product MAAPGRGLGSWCSAPPTKSAPPCRLHPPRWDSLHLLLAEPPPCSPAPPRWGSSDGHSGGRVRRILGTAGLWPGAMEAQPSPDFMLLQELLAPPRLEPELPPPALSKQEPMIPGCGCRSTLPVHQASVAALRFLQAGGAFWEPMTLGVLARNTKNMLTPISPQCRTLGSPRTSPAPSALSQRRPRKQPNPLRGTEKVDPGFEGVTLKFQIKPDSSLQIIHTYSLACSSRAQGLPAGPARGPETNRGGSEALGPRRCASCRTQRTPLWRDAEDGTPLCNACGIRYKKYGTRCSICWLVPRKSVQPKRLCGRCGVSLSSQQSPTQEGWKTLVSGSRAPQGEERAGAPVLGGHGLPPQPLLQSSWAVPPVRKCSQQR from the exons ATGGCGGCCCCCGGGCGAGGGCTTGGAAGCTGGTGCTCAGCGCCCCCTACCAAAAGCGCCCCACCCTGCAGGCTCCATCCACCCAGGTGGGACTCATTGCACCTCCTGCTAGCAGAACCCCCACCCTGCAGTCCCGCCCCTCCCAGGTGGGGCTCATCGGATGGGCACAGCGGGGGCCGGGTGAGGCGAATATTAGGCACCGCAGGGCTGTGGCCGGGCGCCATGGAGGCCCAGCCATCCCCAGACTTCATGCTGCTGCAAGAGCTGCTGGCGCCACCCCGTCTGGAGCCGGAACTGCCCCCACCAGCCCTCTCCAAGCAGGAGCCAATGATCCCCGGATGCGGATGCAG GTCCACCTTGCCTGTGCACCAGGCCTCGGTCGCTGCGCTGCGCTTCCTCCAGGCAGGAGGGGCCTTCTGGGAGCCAATGACTCTGGGGGTCCTGGCCAGGAACACCAAGAACATGCTGACCCCAATCAGCCCGCAGTGCCGCACCCTGGGGTCGCCCAGGACTTCCCCAGCCCCCTCGGCCCTGTCCCAGAGGAGGCCCAGGAAGCAGCCGAACCCCCTCCGGGGCACTGAGAAGGTGGATCCTGGGTTTGAGGGGGTGACCCTGAAGTTTCAGATAAAGCCGGATTCCAGCCTACAGATTATACACACCTACAG CCTGGCCTGCAGCAGCCGTGCTCAGGGACTCCCTGCAGGCCCTGCCAGGGGCCCTGAGACCAACCGGGGAGGCAGCGAGGCTCTGG GGCCCCGGCGCTGTGCTTCCTGTAGGACCCAGAGGACCCCACTCTGGAGAGATGCTGAGGATGGGACACCGCTCTGCAATGCCTGTGGTATCAG GTACAAGAAATATGGCACCCGGTGCTCTATCTGCTGGCTGGTGCCCAGGAAAAGTGTCCAACCTAAGAGGCTATGTGGCAGATGCGGGGTGTCTCTGAGCTCCCAACAAAGTCCAACTCAGGAAGG GTGGAAGACTCTGGTCTCAGGCTCCAGAGCCCCTCagggagaagaaagagctggGGCTCCTGTCCTAGGGGGCCATGGGCTCCCTCCTCAGCCCCTGCTCCAATCATCCTGGGCTGTGCCCCCCGTCAGGAAATGCTCTCAGCAGCGATAA
- the FDX2 gene encoding ferredoxin-2, mitochondrial isoform X1: protein MPVMAASVARSGVNAGVLLRAVKGVWWGRLGGCSGAGEAATPATTREFRATGSRPAGEEEACDPERPRDVVNVVFVDRSGRRIPVSGRVGDNVLHLAQRHGVDLEGACEASLACSTCHVYVSEDHLHLLPQPDEREDDMLDMAPLLQENSRLGCQILLTPELEGAEFTLPKITRNFYVDGHVPKPH, encoded by the exons ATGCCTGTTATGGCCGCCTCCGTGGCCCGGAGCGGTGTGAATGCCGGGGTCTTGCTGCGGGCGGTCAAGGGGGTCTGGTGGGGCAGACTCGGGGGCTGTTCGGGGGCAGGGGAGGCAGCGACGCCGGCGACAACTAGGGAATTCCGGGCGACAG GCTCGCGCCCAGCGGGGGAGGAGGAAGCCTGCGACCCTGAGCGGCCCCGGGACGT GGTGAACGTGGTGTTCGTAGACCGCTCAGGCCGAAGGATCCCAGTGAGCGGCAGAGTCGGGGACAATGTTCTTCACTTGGCCCAGCGCCACGGGGTGGACCTGGAAG GGGCCTGTGAAGCATCCCTGGCGTGCTCCACCTGCCATGTGTATGTGAGCGAGGACCACCTGCATCTTCTGCCTCAACCTGATGAGAG GGAGGACGACATGCTGGACATGGCTCCCCTCCTCCAGGAGAACTCCCGACTGGGCTGCCAGATCCTGCTGACGCCCGAGCTAGAGGGGGCTGAATTCACCCTGCCCAAGATCACCAGGAACTTCTACGTGGACGGCCACGTCCCCAAGCCCCACTGA
- the FDX2 gene encoding ferredoxin-2, mitochondrial isoform X2, whose protein sequence is MPVMAASVARSGVNAGVLLRAVKGVWWGRLGGCSGAGEAATPATTREFRATGSRPAGEEEACDPERPRDVVNVVFVDRSGRRIPVSGRVGDNVLHLAQRHGVDLEGACEASLACSTCHVYVSEDHLHLLPQPDERRTPDWAARSC, encoded by the exons ATGCCTGTTATGGCCGCCTCCGTGGCCCGGAGCGGTGTGAATGCCGGGGTCTTGCTGCGGGCGGTCAAGGGGGTCTGGTGGGGCAGACTCGGGGGCTGTTCGGGGGCAGGGGAGGCAGCGACGCCGGCGACAACTAGGGAATTCCGGGCGACAG GCTCGCGCCCAGCGGGGGAGGAGGAAGCCTGCGACCCTGAGCGGCCCCGGGACGT GGTGAACGTGGTGTTCGTAGACCGCTCAGGCCGAAGGATCCCAGTGAGCGGCAGAGTCGGGGACAATGTTCTTCACTTGGCCCAGCGCCACGGGGTGGACCTGGAAG GGGCCTGTGAAGCATCCCTGGCGTGCTCCACCTGCCATGTGTATGTGAGCGAGGACCACCTGCATCTTCTGCCTCAACCTGATGAGAG GAGAACTCCCGACTGGGCTGCCAGATCCTGCTGA